The DNA segment TCATCCTGCCAGTCTGTACCCTTTCCTAAAGAGGAGGGTAAAGGCTGCTTATCTGATGAACCATCAAAATAGGCCGTTCCGCCACCATTGATCCTGGCTTCATTTATAAAGTCAGCATACTCTCTGGCATTCAGCAAAGGAATCTTGCGCCTTACAGACTGTATACCATAATAGCTTTCAAAGTTCACACTGGACTCTCCTTTTTTACCTCGTTTAGTCGTTACCATGATCACCCCATTAGAGCCACGGGAACCATAGATAGCAGTAGAAGAAGCATCTTTCAGTATTTCTATAGATTCAATATCGGAGGGATTGATATCATTGATATCATGTGTAGGAAATCCATCGATCACATATAATGGATCATTGCCCGCATTTACAGAACCTGTACCCCGGATACGAATGGTAGCAGCCCCACCGGGACGGGCAGAATTCTGCGTTACCAATACTCCGGCAGCACGGCCCTGCATCGCCCTGTCCAGATCTACCACCGGGGTCGCCTTGATATCCTGCTCACTTACACTGGCTACTGAGCCGGTCACATCACTTTTCTTTACGGCACCATATCCTACTACCACCATTTCATTGAGGCGGCCTACAAATTCTTTTAACGCTACTGTCAGCGTGTTTCTACCCGCCACATTGATCTGCTGGGAAATATACCCTATACTGGATATTGTGATCACTGCATCCGGGGCTATATCTTTTAATACAAACGTTCCGTTTGCATTGGTATTGGCACCTTGTTTGGCTCCCTTCACCATAACTGTAGCTCCCGGAACAGGCGCACCTTTTTCGTCTGTTACTCTCCCATTGACGGTAATGGTATTTTGGGTCACCGAATCGGTCAACGGGGGCAGGACCGCCACGCTGACCCTTTTCCTTTCAATCACAATGTTATTGCCACTTATCCTGTATATAACAGGCTGACCTTTGACGCACATATCCAGTACCTGCTGGAGTGCAGCGTCTTTAACATGTAAGGATACCGGTATGGTATGTGAAAGTGAATTTTCATTATAGATGATAGATACCCCTGTTTGCGAAATAATCTCCGCAAACACCTGCTGGAGAGGGGTGTTCTTCACCGATAAGGATACTTTCTGCGAATACCCTGCTGCGCTTACATGAAGACAGGTAATCAGGGTGATGAATGCGGTCATTCTCATAACCAGGAAGCATTTACTTCGTAGATAATGTCCTCCAGCAATTCTGTTGAACCCACTGAAGGCGGATTTGGTTGACAGCCCATGTGTTAATGGCGCTTTTCCCTTAAAATTTAAATACATACATTCGTGGTGTTTGGTAGTTCTTAAATAGTCTAGCAGAGATTATCAGGGTACCAGATTTTTGCCGGAGATGCTCGCAACAGCTCCGGCTTTTTTATGGTACACCCTCAGTTTTTATGATCCGTATTTAATATTCGTTTTTCCCGTGTTCCCTTTATGGCAAAACAATTACCTGTCGGCCTGTTATTTTAAAATGATTTGTTCCGCCCGCTTCGAGGAAGCGCAGCACTTCTGTCAGATTTTGGCTTCTGCTGATCCCGCCGCCATATAAGCTTTTATTGGCTGGTGCCTGGTAGACAATCTCCACATCATACCACCTGGATATTTCCCGCAGGATGGTGCCCAGCTCCATATTATTGAAAATAAACAAGCCATTTTTCCAGGCAATGGCCCTGTTTACATCAGTTTCTTTCACGGCAATCCCCAGAGAGTCAATCACAGCAACGGCCTGCTGCCCGGGATGTAATGTTTCTACCGCGGCTCCTCTTTGTACCCGGACAGCCCCCTGTAGCAGGGTGGTTTTAATAGCCGCTTCATCAGGATAGGCCATGATATCAAAACGGGTACCCAGCACCTGCACCTCCAGCGCATTGTTCACTTTTACTTTAAATGGTTTTGCTGCATTGCTGGCAATTTCAAAATATCCTTGTCCGTTTAATTCCACTACCCTGTCTTTTCCGGTGAATGCAGTAGGATATTTCAGGCTGCTGGCAGAGTTAAGCCATGCCCTGGTACCATCTGGCAAGGTAAGCTGGAACTGGCCTCCCCTTGGGGTACGCAACGTATTAAAACCTGTTGCCGTGCCGGGCCCCTGTGCGATGTATTGCAGTTGTCCCTTATTTTGATGAATGGCTGTTTTTCCCTGTTGGATCACCTGGTTGCCGGTGCTGTCTAATGTCACTGCAGACCCATCCGCTAATATCAGTACTGCTTTGTTGCTGCCGGGTAATACGGTAGCAACTGTTGCAGCCGGAATATTTTCCACCGTGGGATGCTGCATCCAGAAATAAGCGCCGGTACTGCCTGCCAGCAGAACGATCGCTGCCGCTGCCCACCAGGTACGCCAGGGATACATTCGTTTTACAGGCTGTTCCAGCTGTCTGATCTGTTGCAGCAATAGCTGTTTCATCCGCTGTTGCGTTTCCGGGTAATCATAAGTACCGGCCAGCCGCTCTTCAAAAGCCTCATCCATCAGTTCAGCCAATACCTGTTCATAGGCAGGATCCGCAATGATACCGCGTAAGGTTTCCTTTCCGGGCGTATCCAGCGTGCCGGTAACATACTGATCGATGATAGCTTTTAATGCCTGTTTTGTGATCATGACATATCCTTTCCTATTTAAAGACGCAAAAGAATAAGGACTTGTAGTGTCTGACCAAAAAAAAAGTGAAATTATTTTTCCAGGATAAATCCTGCCACGGAAAACAGGAGGAGCAGATCACCGGAAACCTTATTCCGGAGGTGGGTTTTGAGAAAACTGATCGCTTCTACCAGGTATTGGTTTACAGTTCCGTAAGTAAGCCCCATTTCCCGCGCGATGTCCGCACGGCTCCGGTTCTCTACCCGGTTCATTTTAAACACCCTTTTCTTTTGGGCGGGCAATAGTTCTATCGCATCCATTACATGGGTATAAAACTCCTTATAACGCAGCTGGCGGTCGGGTACCAGTACCTGCTCTTCCAGGATGGAGAGGTCGTTCTCTTCCGGCAATGCCGGTTTTTTCCGCAATTCAGATAAAATACGGTTGCGGGTAATGATGAAAAGAAAGTTTTTAAAGCTGTTCAGTTCCGGCAAATTTTGGCGCACTTCCCATATTTTAAGGAAAATGTCCTGAGTCACCTCTTCCGATAAGGCAGTATTTTTCAGAAAACTGAGGATATGGACATATACTTTGGACCAATAATGGTCAAACAGTGCTGTAAAAGCCGCCTCATTGCCTGCTGCTACCTGCTGTAGCAGCGCCTGTTCATTTTCATTATGATATACGGGAATTTCCACCAGATAACGTGCATTTACCGGAGTAATATATAGAAAAACCAGTGATAACACCATAATAAAATAAGGTGGAGCCAGAGGTGAGCAACAGATAACCTACCTATATCCTACCCCTTTTTAGGGTAGGATATAGGTAGCTCATAGGTAGGTAAAGGGTAGGATATAGGTAGGATATCTATGACTTTGCATAGGCTAAACATAGGCCTGTCATAGGTTTACCTAAGAACAAAAGGGATAAACCTACGTCAGGATGCACTTTCCGCAGCATCATAGCATAAAAAAGGGTACCTGTGGAGGTACCCTTTCCCATTATTTTAAAGGAGGTTACTTTTTCTGGTATACCCTTACATAATCCACTACAAATTCCTGTGGCAATAGCTTATCGTCTATAGGGCCGGGCCAGGCGCCTCCGATGGCCAGGTTGAGCAACAGGTAAAATGGTTTGCGGAATGGATTATCAGTAGTCCTGTTCGCAGCATCAATATTAAACCGGTGGTACATGGAATCATCACAAAAGATATCAATCTTTTGTTCATCCCACTCTATTGCATATATATGAAATCCCGGGTGCAGGTCTGGTACTGCTATATGATTGCCGCTGGAGGTATGGGATTTACCATCTGGTTTGGCATAATGTATAGTACCATAGATATTGTTTGGCTCCTTGCCGATAAACTCCATGATATCTATTTCACCGGTCATCGGCCAGCCGCCGTTACTGCGGTCGGCTCCCAGCATCCAGATAGCGGGCCAGATGCCCCCACCCTGGGGCAATTTTGCCTTTACTTCAATACGTCCGTAGGTTACGGTAAACTTATTATCTGTATTGATACTGGCACTGGTATAGCCAGCCAGGCTATCTTGCTGACTCCAATAGGTTGCCCCTGCCCGGTATGCGGCGTTAGGATAATTTTCCTTTATTCCCCGGATAGTAAGCACCCCATTTCCGACCTGGATATTCTCTTTCCTGGCCTGGGTATAGTATTGGGCCTCGTTATTCCGTACATGCCCTACCTCATATCCCCACTTACTGGTATCTGGTAGTCCGGTATAATTAAATTCTTCCTGCCAGATCAGCTTCCAGCCTTTCTTTTGCTGGGCGGAAACTACATTGCATATACAAAGTCCTGACAACAGTAAAACGATAGCATACTTCATAACATGGAAAATTATAGCTATTCAAATATAATTAACTCATCTCCGGTAATAGCATGAAACAGGTTTTGCAACTGATGCACATGTACAATAGGTAATCCATAAGGCACTAACCCGGCAGGAGCATCTGTTAAAGGTTGAAAGGCTTCCGCTTTATACAAAACATGGATACTGTTCAGCCGGTTGTATTTAAAAGAATATACATTTTCATCTTCTCCATAGTCAGGATCTCCCGGAATAAAACCAAATTTCCGTAATAAATAGAGGTCCAGGATAAGTGGATTGGCTTTTTCACAGGAGATCTTGCTAAGCGGCAATCCGGAGTTATAAATATAACCGTCCAGGATCCCTTCCACCAGGAATGCGGTTTCCTGCATGTACCTATCATAGTACCATACGTAATTACCTATCCGTATATCTGAAGCGATGATCATTATTTGTTTTTCAGCTTTTCCACTTCTGCTTCCAGCCTGATAAGATGCAAGGTAAGTTCTTCTATTTTTTGCAACAGCTTTTTATTCATTTCACCCAGGTCCAAACCATTAGCGGCTATTTCGCTGGCGGAAGGAATGTCTGGTAAATGGCGGTTTACTTTAATAAATGCAGCAGTTTCCTGTAGAGAAGGCAATTTGTAATGATCCTCAAATACGTAGTCGGGCCAGGCTTCCTGTGTTACCTTCATTTTACGCGCGGCAATGGTACCTTCTACCGCCAGCCTGTAAACATCTGTCTTTTTGGTACCAATACCTACGTTGCCGTTTCCATCTATGCGCAGGCGTTCCCCATTGGAAGTGTATATCCCTACCGTAGCAGAAGCAGGAGCAAAGACACCTCCCCCGGGGCCAGGCGTAGTGATGGTATTTAAACGGAATTTATCTGCCAGTACTACTCCATTCAACTGTATTGCTGACACTCCATCGTCAGTAGAAGCCCCCATTACCAACCTGCCAGGTATTTTTACAAGTGAACCATTAATAGTAAGAGGAGAAGCACTATAGACTCCTGTAGCAGAATATTGATGAATCATTAATGTATTACCATCATCATTTGCCAATCCTATTCCCCAGCGAAGTATACCCTGGTTGTTTTTTAAAGAGAAAGACCTGGCAGCTTCATTGCCCTGCACAATAATCGGATTAGTAGTAGTGTTGTTACCATTATCCGTAACAGATTGCAGCGTTTGTGCATGTACTGCACCTGCCATTAAAAGTAACAATACAATAGATGTTGTTTGTTTCATAGATAGGATTTTATGGGAAAATTATAAATAAAATAAGGATTATCATAAAGTCTGTAGCTGCTATAACTAATTACATTTGCCGGCGCGTTATTTTTTATCCGCGGCTGCTATCACCACAAGCGCTACGATCAGTACCAGGCTGTACTCCACTCCACCGGTACCATGTTCTCCCACAAACCAGCCCTTGGCAGCATGGATAATGATAATACCCAGGGTAAGCTGTACAATAAAAATAGCGGCAATCCACCGGGTGTAATAGCCCAACATCATTAAGATCCCACCTGCCAGCTCCACAATGGTAATCAGCCACACAATCGCCAAACCAAAAATAAATCCACGCTCCTCCAGAAAGTTGGCAAAGCGCCCTATAGTACCTCCGGTAATACGGATCACGGCATGTGCTATCAGCATAAACGGCACTGCTATTCTTAAAAGCAGCAGGCTTTGGGATAAAGTAATAAACGGAAATTTGTTTTTCATGTGGTAGTTAGATTTTTGTTGATAAAAAGGAGATAGAAAGGGACACGATGTACCGGGTTGCACAAACACCTGCTAAATATAACTAATTTATCTTATCCTTATTGCATAGTTGTTTACAGAAAAAATACTTTATGTTTGCGGGATACTTACTTTATCTACATATCAAAACCGGACCATCAAATTCCGGGTGCCTGCATAGCAAGTGCTGCTGCTACCTTACCAGATAGTAAAGGGATCAGCATGCCTTTTCTTCTCTTGCTAAATCATCGATTCACTATTTCTTTACCTGCAATCATGAATGGGATCCTCCATCCTGATTGTTCTTTCCATAAACAGCTCATGCAACATTCATCAAACAAAACAATTGTACTGGAAGCTTATAAATATTTAATCGGACAGCAACGTACCGACCTCATTGACACCTACGTAAGTGATCACTATATACAGCATAACCCTGGTTTAAAAGACGGTAAAGCAGGATTGCGGGAAGCGCTGACCTATTTAAAACAGTTGCCGCAACCCGCAGCTCAACAGTCTCCGGTAATAAGAGCCCTGGCAGCAGATGATATGGTATTCCTTCATCTGGATTTAACTTTTGGAAACAAAAAACTGGTAGTAGCCGAGCTATACCGTACAGAACAGGGAAAGCTGACCGAACACTGGGACGCCATACAGGAACAGCCGGCAACAACTGACACAGCTGTTACGATGACCAACGGCAGCACCGTGATAGAAGACCTTTCGCTTACCGCAAGTAACAAAGCTATCATAACCGCATTCTTTCAACGGCTTTGCCATCTGCCAGATCCCATCACCATAGCCAGCCACCTAAGCCCCACATGCATCATCCATGATCCCGAAATACCAGCCATTGCCGGGCGCACTGCATTAAAAATGCACCGTATACTGGCAGAAGGGAATTTTGTAGTGGTACAATCCGAAGGAAAAAAGGCAGGTACCCCCTCCGTTTTTTATGACATTTACCGGTTAAAAAACGGAGTAATAGCAGAATATTGGTGCGTATCGCAGGCCATCCTGGCAACGATGCCACACACGAATGGAATGATTTAAATAAATAACTTTACAATATGGACATACTCTTTGATGAACAGACCCTTTCTGTAAAATACGATGAAGATATTGATAACACCCTTAACTGGGACGATGTAACCCGGATTACAGGTTATAAAGTATTTTCTTATCCCGGAGAAGTCACCTTCCTCGTATTTGACAACGAATTTGGCGAAAACCTGGAAGTATCGGATGAAATGAGCGGATGGCTGGAACTTATGGGTGGTCTGCCGGACATCTTCCCTTTACCGGCCGACTGGCAGGAATTATTGTACGACTGCGAGCCCGGCGAGGAAGATGTAACCCTCTTCACCCGGTAAACAGGTATTACAGCAAGGACAGCATCATAAAGAGGTTCTTAAACGCGCTATTGGCATTAACAGTTTTGTATGGAAGTAGTTCACGAATCATCTTACCAGGCTGCCAGTAAGGTGGCTGGCAGTATAGCAGCCCATTTTGTTAAACATCTTATTGCTGCCCAGGAAAATCAGGAAGAGGATCTGGCCATTGTGCCGGAACCCCGGCTGATTGAAAAAATGATAGACATCGCTTTCTGGGCCAGCCTGCAAAGAGAAGAAGGACATGCACCACGTATTTCCCTCGCTTTTCTGATGCCGTCCCAGGCAGGCAAACCCCTGCTTTTCCAAAAGCGGCTCCCGCTGAATTCAAAAGTGCTGAGCAAACTGGCGCCAGGAGTGGAACGCCCCGGGGTACACGTAGGTGTATGGTGTGAAGGTGACGAATTATATATCTGGGGCACCACTACCAAACTACCCAATTATTGTTTTGTGCTGGATGTATCTGAGCCAGGATTACTGGTCGTAAAACACCGCCGGATAATAGGATTGGGAAAATTTACCAACGTGGCGGTACTCAAAGGCGACCAGGTAAAAGTAGTGGATGAAAACAGCGCCCTCCTGCCGGATAGCCCGGCTATGCTGACTTCCCTATTGGGGCTCGACTCTTCTCCGCTATGGAATGACCCGGTCAATGTATTGATCCAGATAGCTGTATCTATGCGGGCACATCAGCATGGAGGTATTTTGCTGGTAACACCCGCGGGAAATGATTGCTGGAAAGAGTCTATTGTACAGCCATTACAATATCCCGTATATCCTGCCTTTTCCGGCGTAGCCGACCTCACCAGCCACGATTGCAGGAAGGTAACAGATATTCACTGGCAAACAGCATTAAAACGGGAAATCGATAATATTACCGGGCTCACTGCTGTAGATGGTGCTACCGTGATCAATGACAAACACGAGCTGCTCACCTTTGGGGCCAAGATAGCACGTGCCAGCAAATCTACCCCGGTAGACCAGGTACTGCTGATGGAGCCGGTGATAGGAGGTGGTCCGGTATTGGTACATCCATCAGGGATAGGAGGTACCCGTCATTTTTCAGCAGCACAGTTCATCCATGATCAAAAGAATGCACTGGCCCTGGTAGCTTCCCAGGATGGCTATTTTACCATCTTCTCCTGGTCGCCTCATCATCAGCTGGTACAAGGGCATCGGATAGATATCCTGCTGATATAACCGCCTGCTGTAGTCTGGGCTATTCCGAACGCAGGCTCTTTACCGGATTGGCCAGCGCTGCCCTGGTGGCCTGATAGCTTACTGTTAATAAAGCGATGAGCAATACACCTCCTGCTACAATAGCAAAGATCCACCAGGTAATTTCAGTGTGATAAGCATACCGCTGCAGCCAGTCGTGCAAAAAGTACCAGGCAAACGGTATCGCAATACAACAGGACAACAATACCAGCAGTACAAAATCTTTGGACAGCATCCGCCATAAGTTAAAGGCGGATGCTCCCAATACTTTTCTGATGCCAATTTCCTTCGTCCGCTGTTCTGCAAC comes from the Chitinophaga sp. H8 genome and includes:
- a CDS encoding glycoside hydrolase family 16 protein; the encoded protein is MKYAIVLLLSGLCICNVVSAQQKKGWKLIWQEEFNYTGLPDTSKWGYEVGHVRNNEAQYYTQARKENIQVGNGVLTIRGIKENYPNAAYRAGATYWSQQDSLAGYTSASINTDNKFTVTYGRIEVKAKLPQGGGIWPAIWMLGADRSNGGWPMTGEIDIMEFIGKEPNNIYGTIHYAKPDGKSHTSSGNHIAVPDLHPGFHIYAIEWDEQKIDIFCDDSMYHRFNIDAANRTTDNPFRKPFYLLLNLAIGGAWPGPIDDKLLPQEFVVDYVRVYQKK
- a CDS encoding RNA polymerase sigma factor gives rise to the protein MVLSLVFLYITPVNARYLVEIPVYHNENEQALLQQVAAGNEAAFTALFDHYWSKVYVHILSFLKNTALSEEVTQDIFLKIWEVRQNLPELNSFKNFLFIITRNRILSELRKKPALPEENDLSILEEQVLVPDRQLRYKEFYTHVMDAIELLPAQKKRVFKMNRVENRSRADIAREMGLTYGTVNQYLVEAISFLKTHLRNKVSGDLLLLFSVAGFILEK
- a CDS encoding nuclear transport factor 2 family protein, with protein sequence MQHSSNKTIVLEAYKYLIGQQRTDLIDTYVSDHYIQHNPGLKDGKAGLREALTYLKQLPQPAAQQSPVIRALAADDMVFLHLDLTFGNKKLVVAELYRTEQGKLTEHWDAIQEQPATTDTAVTMTNGSTVIEDLSLTASNKAIITAFFQRLCHLPDPITIASHLSPTCIIHDPEIPAIAGRTALKMHRILAEGNFVVVQSEGKKAGTPSVFYDIYRLKNGVIAEYWCVSQAILATMPHTNGMI
- a CDS encoding DoxX family protein — translated: MKNKFPFITLSQSLLLLRIAVPFMLIAHAVIRITGGTIGRFANFLEERGFIFGLAIVWLITIVELAGGILMMLGYYTRWIAAIFIVQLTLGIIIIHAAKGWFVGEHGTGGVEYSLVLIVALVVIAAADKK
- a CDS encoding putative sensor domain DACNV-containing protein; the protein is MEVVHESSYQAASKVAGSIAAHFVKHLIAAQENQEEDLAIVPEPRLIEKMIDIAFWASLQREEGHAPRISLAFLMPSQAGKPLLFQKRLPLNSKVLSKLAPGVERPGVHVGVWCEGDELYIWGTTTKLPNYCFVLDVSEPGLLVVKHRRIIGLGKFTNVAVLKGDQVKVVDENSALLPDSPAMLTSLLGLDSSPLWNDPVNVLIQIAVSMRAHQHGGILLVTPAGNDCWKESIVQPLQYPVYPAFSGVADLTSHDCRKVTDIHWQTALKREIDNITGLTAVDGATVINDKHELLTFGAKIARASKSTPVDQVLLMEPVIGGGPVLVHPSGIGGTRHFSAAQFIHDQKNALALVASQDGYFTIFSWSPHHQLVQGHRIDILLI
- a CDS encoding FecR family protein gives rise to the protein MITKQALKAIIDQYVTGTLDTPGKETLRGIIADPAYEQVLAELMDEAFEERLAGTYDYPETQQRMKQLLLQQIRQLEQPVKRMYPWRTWWAAAAIVLLAGSTGAYFWMQHPTVENIPAATVATVLPGSNKAVLILADGSAVTLDSTGNQVIQQGKTAIHQNKGQLQYIAQGPGTATGFNTLRTPRGGQFQLTLPDGTRAWLNSASSLKYPTAFTGKDRVVELNGQGYFEIASNAAKPFKVKVNNALEVQVLGTRFDIMAYPDEAAIKTTLLQGAVRVQRGAAVETLHPGQQAVAVIDSLGIAVKETDVNRAIAWKNGLFIFNNMELGTILREISRWYDVEIVYQAPANKSLYGGGISRSQNLTEVLRFLEAGGTNHFKITGRQVIVLP